The Chryseobacterium aureum genome contains a region encoding:
- a CDS encoding MsnO8 family LLM class oxidoreductase has product MKLKLGILDQSPTTMGGNAASALENSISLALWAEETGFHSIMYSEHHGVEAYGSSSPELLSAIVLTKTNRIKVGTAGIMMRNYSAYKIVEWAKLLSTLFPERFILGLGKAPGGLKDAVMALNNHKPVVLSNMETKLEEVIQLIRDEKGVYDGLIAQPTQVKHIPEIMWLGSGMTSAKEAAKHGIGYSFAAFMNSENGMENTAYYLREFDKTQYFSQPSLQITVAVSVAETVDQARRNAYGMAYQFLQSRKLASPNAVFPAEEIEQIILGTEDEDEFFTVLNRIIIETPQTVHQKLQQVAEKYNTDNLLILCNMHREEDRVNTYKSIIENTQ; this is encoded by the coding sequence ATGAAGCTGAAATTAGGGATATTAGACCAGTCGCCTACAACAATGGGTGGGAATGCGGCATCTGCATTGGAAAACAGCATCAGTCTTGCTTTATGGGCTGAAGAAACAGGTTTTCACAGCATCATGTATTCTGAACATCATGGTGTAGAAGCGTACGGAAGCTCCAGCCCTGAATTACTGTCCGCTATCGTACTCACCAAAACCAACCGGATCAAAGTAGGAACAGCCGGCATTATGATGCGCAACTATTCAGCTTATAAAATCGTGGAATGGGCTAAATTACTTTCAACGCTATTCCCTGAACGCTTTATTCTCGGATTGGGAAAAGCTCCCGGAGGACTGAAAGACGCAGTGATGGCTTTGAATAATCATAAACCAGTTGTTTTGTCCAATATGGAGACGAAGCTGGAAGAAGTTATTCAACTGATCAGAGATGAAAAAGGAGTTTATGATGGGCTTATTGCACAGCCTACCCAGGTAAAGCATATTCCTGAGATCATGTGGCTGGGTTCAGGAATGACTTCAGCAAAAGAAGCAGCAAAACATGGCATAGGGTATTCTTTTGCCGCTTTTATGAACAGTGAGAACGGCATGGAAAATACAGCATATTATCTGAGAGAGTTTGATAAAACCCAATATTTTTCTCAGCCCTCATTACAGATTACAGTCGCGGTATCCGTGGCAGAAACGGTGGATCAGGCCAGAAGAAATGCTTATGGAATGGCCTATCAGTTTTTACAGTCGCGGAAGCTGGCCAGTCCCAATGCCGTTTTTCCGGCTGAAGAAATAGAGCAAATAATTCTAGGTACTGAGGATGAAGATGAGTTTTTCACAGTTTTAAACAGGATTATTATAGAAACACCCCAGACTGTTCATCAGAAATTACAGCAGGTAGCCGAAAAATACAATACGGATAATCTCCTGATATTATGCAATATGCATCGGGAAGAAGACCGTGTTAATACCTATAAGAGTATCATTGAAAATACTCAATAA
- a CDS encoding AAA family ATPase has translation MRKDNSIVYIMTGGPGGGKTTLLDELSKKGLTTVPEEGRKIIKEQIHIGGEGLPWRDKELFAHLMFKESVKTYRRIRQLLNPKPVFFDRGILDTLGYMRLENIPIPASMEAKAIEMTYNTPVFILPPWKEIYENDPERKQSIEKAVLTFECMKDIYRDYSYSLVEVPKVSVEERANFILDAISYTHCE, from the coding sequence ATGAGGAAGGATAATTCGATAGTATATATCATGACAGGTGGTCCCGGAGGAGGAAAAACGACTTTACTTGATGAATTAAGCAAAAAAGGACTTACAACGGTTCCGGAAGAAGGCAGAAAAATTATAAAAGAACAGATTCATATTGGTGGAGAGGGACTTCCCTGGCGGGATAAGGAACTTTTTGCTCATCTGATGTTTAAGGAGTCTGTTAAAACGTATAGAAGAATCAGGCAGCTCCTGAACCCGAAACCCGTTTTCTTTGACCGTGGAATTTTGGACACGCTGGGTTATATGAGGCTTGAAAATATTCCCATTCCGGCATCAATGGAAGCAAAAGCCATAGAAATGACTTATAATACCCCTGTTTTTATTCTGCCGCCGTGGAAAGAAATCTACGAAAATGACCCGGAAAGAAAGCAAAGCATAGAAAAAGCTGTTCTTACTTTTGAATGTATGAAAGATATTTATCGCGATTACAGCTATAGCCTTGTAGAAGTTCCGAAAGTTTCAGTAGAGGAAAGAGCAAACTTTATACTGGATGCTATTTCGTATACTCATTGTGAATAA
- a CDS encoding DUF6624 domain-containing protein, with translation MNHFPFEKQLIEMASKDLSLREKLLKAGKLSGGYHPEMEKIHRANAEQLREIISEIGFPTISKVGKKASDAAWLIIQHSIGEPELMKKCLVMMDENSEDINLTNKAYLYDRIQVFQSKPQKYGTQLTADGAIYPVENKENLNQEREKVNLPTLSREEINTIPAPEEIPEIESKDPGYTVWRKKTGWI, from the coding sequence ATGAACCATTTTCCCTTTGAAAAACAGCTTATTGAAATGGCCAGCAAAGACCTTTCTCTCAGAGAAAAGCTCTTAAAAGCAGGTAAATTATCCGGAGGTTATCATCCTGAAATGGAAAAAATTCACAGAGCTAATGCAGAGCAGCTTCGGGAAATTATATCGGAGATAGGTTTTCCTACAATTTCAAAGGTGGGTAAAAAAGCAAGTGATGCAGCATGGCTGATCATCCAGCATTCCATTGGAGAACCGGAATTGATGAAAAAATGCCTGGTTATGATGGACGAAAACAGTGAAGATATAAATCTTACGAATAAAGCCTATTTGTATGACCGGATTCAGGTCTTTCAAAGTAAGCCGCAAAAATACGGAACACAGCTGACAGCGGATGGAGCTATTTATCCTGTCGAAAATAAAGAAAACTTAAATCAGGAGCGTGAAAAAGTAAATTTGCCAACACTTTCAAGGGAGGAAATCAATACAATTCCGGCGCCAGAAGAAATTCCGGAAATAGAAAGTAAAGATCCGGGCTATACAGTCTGGCGAAAAAAAACAGGCTGGATTTAA
- a CDS encoding nuclear transport factor 2 family protein, with translation MHNTAEQFIQYLNEENFDMAESCLDADFKFIGVLGKRDGASVYIQDMKQMKFKYEILKTFTAGEDVCFWYMIDMGEKSIEASGWYEIKNEKIQSLKLLFDPRPLLKE, from the coding sequence ATGCATAATACAGCGGAACAATTTATCCAATATCTGAATGAAGAAAATTTTGACATGGCGGAAAGCTGCCTGGATGCTGATTTTAAATTTATTGGCGTATTGGGAAAGAGAGATGGCGCTTCTGTTTACATCCAGGATATGAAGCAGATGAAATTTAAGTATGAAATTCTTAAGACTTTTACAGCAGGTGAAGACGTATGTTTCTGGTATATGATTGACATGGGAGAAAAATCAATAGAAGCTTCAGGATGGTATGAAATCAAAAATGAAAAAATTCAGTCTTTAAAACTACTGTTTGACCCAAGACCCTTACTGAAGGAGTAA
- a CDS encoding tetratricopeptide repeat protein has protein sequence MMKPGICLCSILLCFYNFSAQPAKTDPEKLLEYYETQRYADAALYLQSIYPGDTQDIKALSQIAYCNMMAGKLPEAEKNYQRINAIQPDNIPALFSLASINSRRGHASNAKGYLQQIIKLDSLNFNAYKQLAASADTPESQLNYLKKANSLNTTDPDVAYDLSLTYSGLKQFKPAYDVLKTAIASDPENFTLQQALLPVANQLGKYTEVIDTGEKLLKNHADVNVMNDMGQAYFYIKEYHQCISLYKMLEEMGVQNESIFYFMALSYRELKDYHNAVIYAQKTIDEAISDHTTLYYAALAGIYEAKNQYNDAVTAYKRGLTFGASNIIYYRLGLLYDLHLKQPKNASTYYQLYLKNKPDEEKEKEQIAYAKGRIPALK, from the coding sequence ATGATGAAACCAGGAATATGTTTGTGTAGTATTCTATTGTGCTTTTACAATTTCAGTGCTCAGCCGGCAAAAACTGATCCTGAAAAACTTCTTGAATATTATGAAACACAACGGTATGCTGATGCTGCCCTATACCTTCAAAGCATTTATCCGGGAGACACTCAGGATATAAAAGCCCTTTCACAAATAGCTTACTGTAATATGATGGCGGGTAAGCTGCCGGAGGCTGAAAAAAATTATCAGAGAATCAATGCCATCCAACCGGATAACATTCCTGCTCTATTCAGCCTGGCCAGCATCAATTCCAGACGTGGCCATGCATCAAATGCCAAGGGATACCTTCAGCAGATTATTAAGCTGGACAGTCTCAATTTCAATGCTTATAAACAGCTTGCGGCCTCTGCTGATACTCCCGAATCCCAACTTAATTATCTGAAAAAAGCCAATTCCCTGAATACGACAGATCCTGATGTAGCTTATGATCTTTCTCTTACTTACAGTGGCCTTAAACAGTTTAAACCTGCTTATGATGTATTAAAAACCGCCATTGCTTCTGATCCTGAAAATTTCACTTTACAACAGGCTTTATTACCCGTTGCCAATCAGCTGGGCAAGTATACAGAAGTGATTGACACTGGTGAGAAACTTCTGAAAAACCATGCAGATGTAAATGTGATGAATGATATGGGACAGGCTTATTTTTATATAAAGGAGTATCATCAATGCATCAGCCTTTATAAAATGCTGGAAGAAATGGGTGTACAAAACGAAAGTATATTCTATTTCATGGCATTAAGCTACCGTGAACTGAAAGATTACCATAATGCTGTGATCTATGCACAAAAAACGATCGATGAAGCTATTTCGGATCACACCACTCTTTACTATGCTGCGCTGGCAGGGATTTATGAAGCTAAAAACCAATATAATGATGCCGTTACGGCTTACAAGAGAGGATTAACCTTTGGGGCGAGCAATATTATTTATTATCGTTTGGGACTTCTTTATGATCTCCATCTGAAACAGCCTAAAAATGCATCAACCTATTATCAGCTGTATCTTAAAAACAAACCGGATGAAGAAAAGGAAAAAGAGCAGATTGCTTATGCTAAAGGCAGAATTCCCGCTTTAAAATAA
- a CDS encoding DinB family protein produces MEIKTVQSFLDYYGKIRERTSRIIDVVPPEHIDFTYKPGKFTIGDQIRHIASIERYMYGETIAGKKSAYPGCGKELADGYENTVTFFNEMHHQTLDIIGRLSDEDLTRKCLTPANNEISVWKWLRAMIEHEIHHRTEIYIYLNLLDVKTPQIYGFSAEEVQEMSIKL; encoded by the coding sequence ATGGAAATAAAAACCGTACAGTCATTCCTGGATTATTATGGAAAAATAAGAGAAAGAACCAGCAGGATCATAGACGTGGTACCTCCTGAGCATATTGATTTCACCTATAAACCCGGAAAGTTTACCATTGGAGATCAGATCAGGCATATTGCCTCGATAGAACGGTATATGTATGGAGAAACCATTGCCGGGAAGAAAAGCGCTTATCCCGGATGTGGAAAAGAGCTGGCGGACGGTTATGAAAATACCGTTACGTTTTTTAATGAGATGCACCACCAGACCCTGGACATCATCGGCAGACTTTCTGATGAGGATCTTACCAGAAAATGTTTAACCCCTGCCAACAACGAAATTTCTGTCTGGAAATGGCTTCGTGCTATGATAGAACATGAAATTCATCACAGAACGGAAATTTATATCTACCTGAACCTTCTGGATGTGAAGACCCCTCAGATCTACGGATTTTCTGCAGAAGAAGTTCAGGAAATGAGTATAAAATTATAG